A DNA window from Luteolibacter luteus contains the following coding sequences:
- a CDS encoding right-handed parallel beta-helix repeat-containing protein has translation MSPLLRSVRMRLSLLALLFLSSPLVAATIEVRDAAALRDVLPRLTEGDILRIAPGEYPGGSSVSNIPDLTVEALDPEKPPHFEGGTQAWHFSRCPGLKLRHLRCSGQSANGINLDDGGQRDNPVAGVLLEHLSVSDIGPKGNFDGIKCSGLKDLRISHCEISGWGGQAIDFVGCSDAVISDCKITGKEGFSQHTGPQFKGGCRNITIERCTLINAGERPIQAGGSTGADYFRPAGANYEAKDIMIRDNRIEGGTCACAFTGVRGAEFTGNTIVRPVKWIFRILQETTTKGFLVCGDVKISGNTITFRREQVGSEINIGAGADPGSFVFFGNKWLAEDRPQDSKPTLPSPEKDGVYGAKPE, from the coding sequence ATGTCGCCTCTGCTGCGTAGTGTCCGGATGCGGCTCTCCCTCCTCGCTCTTCTGTTCCTTTCTAGCCCTCTGGTTGCGGCCACGATCGAGGTTCGTGATGCGGCTGCCTTGAGGGATGTCCTTCCGAGGCTGACGGAAGGGGATATCCTCAGGATCGCCCCGGGAGAGTATCCGGGGGGAAGCTCCGTTTCGAATATACCTGACCTCACCGTCGAGGCGCTCGATCCGGAAAAGCCCCCTCATTTCGAGGGAGGCACGCAAGCTTGGCACTTCAGCCGTTGTCCCGGTTTGAAGCTCCGTCATCTCAGGTGCAGCGGGCAGAGCGCGAATGGCATCAATCTCGACGATGGAGGGCAGCGCGACAATCCTGTCGCCGGCGTTCTTCTCGAACATCTTTCGGTGTCTGACATCGGACCCAAGGGGAACTTCGATGGCATCAAGTGTTCGGGGCTCAAGGATCTCCGCATCAGCCATTGTGAGATCTCAGGTTGGGGCGGCCAAGCGATCGATTTCGTAGGTTGTAGTGATGCGGTGATCAGCGATTGCAAGATCACCGGGAAGGAGGGTTTCTCCCAGCACACCGGCCCGCAGTTCAAAGGCGGATGTAGGAACATCACCATCGAGCGATGCACCCTGATCAATGCCGGGGAACGGCCGATCCAAGCGGGAGGCTCCACTGGGGCGGACTACTTCCGGCCTGCGGGTGCGAATTATGAAGCGAAGGATATCATGATTCGCGACAACCGGATCGAAGGCGGCACCTGTGCTTGTGCGTTCACCGGCGTGCGCGGTGCGGAATTCACGGGTAATACGATTGTAAGACCCGTGAAGTGGATCTTCCGGATCCTGCAGGAGACCACGACCAAGGGCTTCCTTGTCTGCGGGGATGTGAAGATTTCTGGAAACACGATCACTTTTCGTCGGGAGCAAGTCGGCTCCGAGATTAACATCGGGGCTGGAGCCGATCCTGGGTCCTTTGTTTTTTTCGGGAATAAATGGCTCGCCGAAGATCGCCCCCAGGACTCGAAACCAACGCTTCCATCGCCAGAGAAGGATGGAGTCTATGGAGCGAAGCCTGAATGA
- a CDS encoding DUF1573 domain-containing protein: MKVLMFWCLALCASLSAAPLTFDETTKEITVGVDEKSVAADFNFKNESDQTVEILRADAGCTCIQAGIKGGLTYKPGQSGLIRFSYDLGDVVGTVDKPLHVFLKGDPETQPSITLNIRVKVPELVVVEPKSLFWEVGEEAKPKTVTVTMKDEKPIKITTISGADTRFKQELKTVEEGKKYEVVITPVSTSNVAMGVVHLETDHGSRRYRTQRVFMVVKNPVKPAAATAGKP; encoded by the coding sequence ATGAAAGTCCTGATGTTCTGGTGCCTGGCACTCTGTGCGTCCCTCTCGGCGGCGCCGTTGACCTTCGACGAAACGACGAAAGAGATCACCGTAGGCGTGGATGAGAAGTCGGTGGCGGCGGACTTCAATTTCAAGAACGAGTCGGACCAAACCGTGGAAATTCTCCGGGCCGATGCCGGCTGCACCTGCATTCAGGCGGGCATCAAGGGCGGCCTGACCTACAAGCCGGGCCAGAGCGGCCTGATCCGGTTTTCCTACGACCTCGGCGACGTGGTGGGCACCGTCGACAAGCCGCTTCATGTTTTCCTGAAAGGGGATCCGGAAACCCAGCCCTCGATCACGCTAAACATTCGTGTGAAGGTTCCGGAACTCGTGGTTGTGGAGCCGAAGTCCCTCTTTTGGGAAGTGGGTGAGGAAGCGAAGCCAAAGACGGTGACGGTGACCATGAAGGATGAGAAGCCGATCAAGATCACTACCATCTCCGGTGCCGATACTCGCTTCAAGCAAGAGCTCAAGACCGTCGAGGAAGGGAAAAAATACGAGGTCGTCATCACTCCCGTGAGCACCAGCAACGTCGCGATGGGCGTGGTTCATCTTGAGACGGACCATGGTTCCCGCCGCTATCGGACCCAGCGGGTCTTCATGGTCGTGAAGAATCCCGTGAAGCCGGCAGCAGCCACGGCAGGCAAGCCATGA